A genomic segment from Pseudoduganella chitinolytica encodes:
- a CDS encoding SUMF1/EgtB/PvdO family nonheme iron enzyme, translating to MQTAREKIRELRALHEDGLLSQEEFDRRKNAILDAEYAPPGGTAPPLPPRQGTELGLMVGQEIGPQHRRYRLERLIGMGGMGQVWQATDLATHAELGHSEIVAVKILPPQLTQSPVHARLLVEEATQARRLAHDNIVRVYEWAQDPATASYFIIMECLDGEDLDAWLARNGRADLAAVERILRPVAAALAYAWERHRLVHRDLKPGNVFLTAAGHVKLLDFGIAARARDAASSPGNAQGGARTPNAGTAGYRAPEAGTHRGEPAPQLDVYAVAVMIYQLLAGAMPFDDSRSAQIAPVAPPGLNEAQWDVLQHGFAFDQDERPPSVAALLDALARAAGPSAAELAEQERRRAQEEAEQARARALAEAERAARQVQAEQRAPAPVLDPKELERRRAAEAAEQRRIELQRQMEVAARRKAEAQAAALEKVKQDQVRRALEKQRRLEAEAQAAERKERLRQQLLARREADALQARQAEEEKQRKAAQLKAEAAYRAEQERHRREQAARHAAELAAQLPTPSSPVADPSGVLRDPFVDGSATGPDLVLIPTGRFEMGAHDYEHAVALKAGAQRAWLEREKPPHWVGIERSFALGRYPVTVGEWRRFVRATGWEPKLDVDWEQPGFRQDDDHPVVGISWYDAQDYLNWLSVMTGQVYRLPSEAEWEYACRAGSKTAFSFGNEIAGTQANYDGNFTYGAGVKGESRGGTTKVGSFPPNPWGLYDMHGNVWEWVQDPVHDNYVGAPVDGSAWEQGGDPSRRVLRGGAWLYQPRYLRSAVRNGYSAFLSNDVVGFRVARRIG from the coding sequence ATGCAGACAGCCAGAGAAAAGATCCGCGAGCTGCGCGCGCTGCATGAGGATGGCCTGCTGAGTCAGGAGGAATTCGACCGCCGCAAGAACGCAATCCTCGATGCCGAATACGCGCCGCCCGGCGGCACGGCGCCGCCGCTGCCGCCGCGCCAGGGCACCGAGCTGGGATTGATGGTGGGCCAGGAGATCGGCCCGCAACACCGCCGCTACCGGCTCGAACGGCTGATCGGCATGGGCGGCATGGGCCAGGTGTGGCAGGCCACCGACCTGGCCACGCATGCGGAGCTGGGCCACAGCGAGATCGTCGCCGTCAAGATCCTGCCGCCGCAGCTGACGCAGAGTCCCGTGCACGCACGCCTGCTGGTGGAGGAGGCCACCCAGGCGCGCCGGCTGGCGCACGACAATATCGTGCGGGTCTACGAATGGGCCCAGGACCCGGCCACGGCCAGCTATTTCATCATCATGGAATGCCTGGATGGCGAAGATCTGGACGCCTGGCTGGCGCGCAATGGCCGCGCCGACCTGGCGGCCGTCGAGCGCATCCTGCGTCCCGTCGCGGCGGCGCTGGCCTATGCGTGGGAGCGGCACCGGCTGGTGCACCGCGACCTCAAGCCCGGCAACGTGTTCCTGACAGCCGCAGGCCACGTCAAGCTGCTCGATTTCGGCATCGCCGCGCGCGCGCGCGATGCGGCGTCCAGCCCGGGCAACGCGCAGGGTGGCGCACGCACGCCCAACGCCGGCACGGCCGGCTACCGCGCGCCGGAGGCGGGCACGCACCGGGGCGAACCGGCGCCGCAGCTGGACGTGTACGCGGTGGCGGTGATGATCTACCAGTTACTGGCGGGCGCCATGCCGTTCGACGACAGCCGTTCCGCGCAGATCGCGCCGGTGGCGCCGCCCGGCCTGAACGAGGCGCAATGGGACGTGCTGCAGCACGGCTTCGCGTTCGATCAGGACGAGCGGCCGCCGTCCGTGGCGGCGCTGCTGGACGCGCTGGCGCGGGCTGCCGGGCCGAGCGCCGCCGAGCTGGCGGAGCAGGAGCGGCGGCGTGCGCAGGAGGAGGCCGAGCAGGCCCGCGCCCGTGCGCTGGCGGAGGCGGAACGGGCCGCGCGCCAGGTCCAGGCCGAGCAGCGCGCACCGGCACCGGTGCTCGATCCGAAGGAACTGGAACGGCGCCGCGCCGCCGAGGCGGCGGAACAGCGTCGCATCGAGCTGCAGCGGCAGATGGAAGTGGCGGCGCGGCGCAAGGCCGAGGCGCAAGCGGCCGCGCTGGAAAAGGTGAAGCAGGACCAGGTACGGCGCGCGCTGGAGAAGCAGCGCCGGCTGGAAGCGGAAGCGCAGGCCGCCGAGCGCAAGGAGCGGCTGCGCCAGCAACTGCTGGCGCGGCGCGAGGCCGACGCGCTCCAGGCGCGCCAGGCGGAAGAGGAAAAGCAGCGCAAGGCGGCGCAACTGAAGGCGGAAGCGGCGTATCGCGCCGAACAGGAACGCCACCGGCGCGAGCAGGCCGCGCGCCATGCGGCCGAACTGGCGGCGCAATTGCCCACGCCGTCCAGCCCGGTCGCCGACCCCAGCGGCGTGCTGCGCGACCCGTTCGTCGACGGCAGCGCCACAGGACCCGACCTGGTGCTGATCCCGACCGGCCGCTTCGAGATGGGTGCGCACGACTACGAGCATGCGGTGGCGCTGAAGGCCGGCGCGCAGCGCGCCTGGCTGGAGCGCGAAAAGCCGCCGCACTGGGTCGGCATCGAGCGCTCGTTCGCCTTGGGCCGCTATCCCGTCACCGTGGGCGAATGGCGCCGCTTCGTGCGCGCCACCGGCTGGGAGCCCAAGCTGGACGTCGATTGGGAGCAGCCGGGTTTCCGCCAGGACGACGACCATCCGGTGGTCGGCATCAGCTGGTACGACGCGCAGGACTACCTGAACTGGCTGTCCGTGATGACGGGCCAGGTGTACCGCCTGCCCAGCGAAGCGGAATGGGAGTACGCGTGCCGCGCGGGCAGCAAGACCGCATTCAGCTTCGGCAACGAGATCGCGGGCACGCAGGCCAACTACGACGGCAATTTCACCTACGGCGCCGGCGTCAAGGGCGAGTCGCGTGGCGGCACGACGAAGGTCGGCAGCTTCCCGCCCAACCCCTGGGGCCTGTACGACATGCACGGCAATGTGTGGGAATGGGTGCAGGACCCGGTGCACGACAACTACGTCGGCGCGCCGGTCGATGGCAGCGCCTGGGAGCAGGGTGGCGACCCGTCGCGCCGCGTGCTGCGCGGCGGCGCCTGGCTGTACCAGCCGCGCTACCTGCGTTCGGCGGTGCGCAATGGCTATTCGGCGTTCCTGTCCAACGACGTGGTCGGCTTCCGGGTGGCGCGGCGGATCGGGTAG